CATCTCGAAAAAATACAGGTAATGTATGTTTATTTCTGGAGTTATGTGTAAGTTTGAAATTGAGTGTAAGATTTTGTCACTCTGTCCTGACAGGGGATGGTGCCGGCATTTTTGACAAGCTGCTGTAACTTGGTCGAACGATGGAACAAAGTATCGGTTGATTCGGAGGGGAAATTCGAACTCGACATCGCGCCAGAAATGCAGAATCTTTCATCGGATGTCATTGCTCGAGCAGCTTTTGGGAGCAGTTTTGAGGAAGCGAAGACCATATTTGAACTCCAAAAGGAACAAGCTGTACTGGTTCTTGAAGCGTTTCAATCACTGTACTTCCCAGGTTTAAGGTATAATCTGATTATCTCTCTGTCAACTAGCTAGAGGACAACCTTAAAAAATGTGCGAGAAATTCAAGTGAAATCTACTGTCTTAACAGAAATTTCCGTTGATTCTCCATGTCTGAAGCTCTAGCTTGGAGCaagaaatgaggaaaaaaataactcaagaataCTAGAATATGACCCTGTTATCAATTGATGCAGATTCCTGCCTACGAAGAAGAATCGGAGAAGATACGAGATTGACAGAAAGATCAAAACAACGTTGAAGGAGATGATACTTAGCAAAGAAACAAAAGCGAAAAACGGAAATCCGGATGAtgatttgttgagtttgctgaTACAATATCAAAAGCAAAGCGATAACGAAATGACAATTGACGATATAATGGAAGAATGCAAGCTGTTCTACTTTGCAGGCCAAGAGACTACAGCTACCTGGCTTACTTGGACTATGATTGTATTGTGCATGCATCCAAACTGGCAAGAAAAAGCTAGAGAAGAAGTAATTCAAGTCTTTGGAAAGAGAACACCTGATGTCAAAGCTTTAAATCAACTCAAAATCGTGagtataaaatatggtattttatttttatcagaTATGGACTCGTGTTTATCCAAtaagaataaaatttatataaaatatatatcgaacgaattaagaaGAAACGGATAACTCTATGACAGAACCATTGAAAAATATATAAGCTTTTGCAAAAGGGTTCGAGTTTGATTTGGCAAATGCCTAATTCGAGTTTGATTTCCAGGTTTCAATGATTCTCCAAGAAGTCCTAAGATTGTATACGCCTGTGCCCACCCAGTCTCGATATACACTTAAAAAAACACGACTAGGAGATATGGAAATTCCAGCTGGTGTGAAACTCATCTTGCCACTTATGCTGCTTCATCATGACCCCGAGTACTGGGGCGAAGATGTCAAGGAATTCAAACCGGAGAGATTTTCAGGAGGAGTTTCGAAGGCAGCAAAAGATGACCAGGTTGCATTTTTCCCATTTGGGTGGGGGCCAAGATTCTGTTTAGGCCAAAACTTCGCGATGGTGGAGGCGAAGCTCGCCTTGAGTATGATTTTGCAGAATTTTTTGTTTGAGTTATCGCCTTCATACACTCATGCTCCACACACCGTTATAACCCTTCAACCTCAGTATGGAGCTCCTCTTATTTTGCATCGGATATAATGTCACGTTTTCATCAAGAAAATACATGAAAAGTGGTTGTCGATGTGTTGTTCTATAATGTGGTGTTTCCAGTTTCTGGTTTCATGTTTTCATGCTGTGATTTTCAGAAGATGAATATAAAGTATTCTAATCCAACATTTGTCAGTCTATTTTAGTGAAATGATTCACAAAAAGCTCTCTAAAACATAATACATGCACACAAGCAATCCCAAGCATCACTCTTTTGTTGATGATCGTCTCGAGTCAAGCACAATCTAACAATAGAATAGTAGGTTATAATAATCTTgggtttttttctttttttcaagaaaagtaGGTTATAATGATCTTAAATGTCGTGTACTTTGACTGTGGAGTGTATTTAGACaccaaaacttttttttttttttttaaacatagtGTTGCATGATATTCTCTCTAAATTATCTAGAATACTACACAAGTGAGATTCGAAGCAAGACTCTTGGGGATTTACTAGGATTTGTAAATGAATTGAGTCGGTTTACGAATTTTTCGAGTCAGatcgataaatatttgatttatcgaGCTCGAGCATGTTCTAACTTTTTTCGAGCTAAAATcgagttaaaattattttgtccgATATTTCGCGTGTCGCCCGCGaaacttaatattttataaatataatataattatttattaaatatatatacatttcgAGCTCTTCAGATGTGTCGGGCTTTCGAATCTTACAATTCGAACAATAATTTGTATAGCTCGCGAATagattcaaagatttcaaatcaaactcgagccaataaattaaaaattttgagcttCTAATCGAATTCGAATACATATAATTCGAATCGAATTCGGAGTAATATATTTTACTAATATTCGGATCAATATAATTCGTTTTGATCCCTAATCTCACCACAAAACCAAATTATCCTTAGTGACTTAAAAAAGTGTTAAATTTTTACCCTTCTTAGTATAAAATCTTGATTGTCCAATTGTCTTATTATCTTGATTCATGGAAAATATATACATAatttaacaaaaataaattaaattaatttatattttaattattttgttactaaATAAAGTTATTAcacaatatttaatttatactTGAAACCAATATTATAAATTCACAACATATttaataaacataataaatgttcaaaaaataatatgattCTACCTAATATAGTATTACTACCCCTTTAAATATATGATTCTActactgaaaaataatatttttactttaataattaaatatattgtgATACAAATTgatgtaaaatatttaaaattttgaactaTGTCAATATTTGTACAATTCATTCAACTTATGGCAATTTTGCAATTGtataaaaactttaattattaaaaattttaatttgaagactgtttaaattttttttttttagtttgagGATTAGTTTTAtctgaaaaaaattaatttatctttttatgtatttattataggatattaggttatatttttttaatatttaggtTATAATAATCTTAACATACACAAATAAGTGTATTATTACCgtgggagtgttatttataCTTTTTTGCATTTTTATTCTGTTATTTAACAAAATTACATTTATATGTGATTTTCTTAATGTATAAAAACTTGATCGACATTCAAATTGTCTATgttatcttcttttttttattgaaaatatattattaattttctttgttagaaataaattaaattgatttgatttttaataattttatttaattggtaACTAAATCAAGTGATTACACAATATTAAATACaatatttgatattttcttaaagACTATATTacaatttcacaaaatatttaataaacaagagaaattattaaaaaaattatgattctACCTagagagtaggtcttttgtgagacggtctaacaaatctttatatg
The Primulina tabacum isolate GXHZ01 chromosome 9, ASM2559414v2, whole genome shotgun sequence DNA segment above includes these coding regions:
- the LOC142555434 gene encoding cytochrome P450 CYP72A616-like, with amino-acid sequence MEGGFIVGYFRVISSAVLILILCIIGVVYYIWWKPKKLEKYLRRAGIEGSSYKLMYGDMVEIKKLTAEAWSKPMPLNHSIAPRVNPFWYQMVQKYGKISLSWHERSPQLLVADPGLVKSIFTERDGHFRKPPLNPLVDLLTLGLSTLEGDQWAKRRKLITPAFHLEKIQGMVPAFLTSCCNLVERWNKVSVDSEGKFELDIAPEMQNLSSDVIARAAFGSSFEEAKTIFELQKEQAVLVLEAFQSLYFPGLRFLPTKKNRRRYEIDRKIKTTLKEMILSKETKAKNGNPDDDLLSLLIQYQKQSDNEMTIDDIMEECKLFYFAGQETTATWLTWTMIVLCMHPNWQEKAREEVIQVFGKRTPDVKALNQLKIVSMILQEVLRLYTPVPTQSRYTLKKTRLGDMEIPAGVKLILPLMLLHHDPEYWGEDVKEFKPERFSGGVSKAAKDDQVAFFPFGWGPRFCLGQNFAMVEAKLALSMILQNFLFELSPSYTHAPHTVITLQPQYGAPLILHRI